The sequence TTTCCAAGAAAAGTGTTGCCAAGAGGGTGGCTAATCTACTTAACGGTGAACAAATAGGTGTGTTCCAATTCCGTGGTACATGCACTTTAATCCCTCTATGTTACCATTGGTTATAGTAACTTAGGGGTGATTTCATATAAGAAACAAACAGTTGTATGTGTGATTGTGTGCCATATATTTCACTTTGCTTCTGTGGCTATTGTTTAAATTAACCTGGGGTGACTGGTGTATCTTGTTAGGTGGGAAGAAGAGGTCTCCATTTTATTATGACATTTGGAACATAAAATATCTCAAGAAATTCAAATGGGATGATCTTGTTGGTGAAATAGGTACGTGGAAAATCAAAATTGAAAGGTTGATGCAATTTCTTCTTAATGATGGGGCATATTCTAAGTTGTCTAATCCTTTGAATATAATGTAGCTGAGAAGACTCATATCAGGGAGCAGAAACTAAACTTGGAGATAGCAGCTGCAAAGAAACAACGTGACCACTACTTGTCCAATGTCGAGAAGTCCCGTACGCTGAAACATATTCAGGAGCGTAGGAAAAAGGTTTGTACTATGAGTATGCCATTCTTTGCATTGATGTTTATCTGGTAGCACAATTCCGTATTCTCGTACTCTTGGTCATGTAATCCTTATGAAGGGATTTTCTCTTGTGTTCCATATTTTCTCAATTCATAAAGTAACAATTATCAGTTGATACGGACCAAGCTTTGTTGTTCGTAATAATACAAATTGTACCGAGCATTAAGaattttttgtattttgttttatgCTTTAAAACTTTAGTATGGGAGTTTTTATGAACTTGTTGAGATCCTGAAAACAGAAACAGAAGACGGAAGGAGCTGAATTCAATGAAGTCCGAGAAGAAAAAATCGCTCGCCCAATTCCGCAAAAGAAACCTGTTGAGGAGACAGACGCCAAAACTAAACCAAAGCTTCCGAAAGACATTTTAGCCGGAGTAAGTTTGCAGCCTTAATCAGATTTGGTCTGCAAGTATATCCACCAGTGCTTTGACTTGATTCATCGGATTGCAGGTATTTGGTGGTCCATAGTGAGTTCATTCATGAATGCTTCCCACCCCTTACCTTGGACTGGAGTATAGCAAACTGAATGGAGTTGCACTGAGATAATCGTCTTCTTCATCCGTTCATCGTCTGCTTTATTTTTGTAGATTAGGTCATGGTCTTTAGTAACTTGGTTCCTACTTCCTACCTTGAGTATCTTTTCGTATTTATGCTGTGTTAGGGAAGGTTTTGGGACCTGACGATGAATGTATGATTGGGGTATTGTCAGTGTCATATTATGCACCCCTGTTTTCTCAGCGATCATGGCTGCAATACTGAAACAGAGTTAC is a genomic window of Oryza glaberrima chromosome 7, OglaRS2, whole genome shotgun sequence containing:
- the LOC127778505 gene encoding pre-rRNA-processing protein ESF2 isoform X2, which translates into the protein MAGSSESDYYSEEEEELGWEEDGLGSEGEEEDAEAARERALKRLDGLGKRGVCYLSRVPPNMNPSHVRQMLSKYGEVQRIYLVPEGQGHRKHTNVRAKAYTEGWIEFSKKSVAKRVANLLNGEQIGGKKRSPFYYDIWNIKYLKKFKWDDLVGEIAEKTHIREQKLNLEIAAAKKQRDHYLSNVEKSRTLKHIQERRKKKQKTEGAEFNEVREEKIARPIPQKKPVEETDAKTKPKLPKDILAGVFGGP
- the LOC127778505 gene encoding pre-rRNA-processing protein ESF2 isoform X1; translation: MAGSSESDYYSEEEEELGWEEDGLGSEGEEEDAEAARERALKRLDGLGKRGVCYLSRVPPNMNPSHVRQMLSKYGEVQRIYLVPEGQGHRKHTNVRAKAYTEGWIEFSKKSVAKRVANLLNGEQIGVFQFRGGKKRSPFYYDIWNIKYLKKFKWDDLVGEIAEKTHIREQKLNLEIAAAKKQRDHYLSNVEKSRTLKHIQERRKKKQKTEGAEFNEVREEKIARPIPQKKPVEETDAKTKPKLPKDILAGVFGGP